The genomic DNA TTCAAATAGATGTCAACCTGCTGGCATTGGCAATGCCGCTGGTTCATCCTGGTGTCCACCAGTGCTAGAAGTAAGCTAGAAACAATTGTAGAAGGGAGACTTAATCCAACACTGAAAACTTGGAAGGCGCAATATGGCCTGCGTTGTATCAGTACCACTCTATACCCAGCAACACGTATCGTTTAGCATTCTTTCATCAGACACAGATGATGATCCACCTAGTTAAAGGCCGATCTTACTAATACGATCGAGCTGTTTTTCTAGAGTTGGCTCGAAAGCCCACGTGAACTTGtgttgtaaataaatgttatcttTTCTTAGATATTAAAGCCGGTATTTCATAAAGCTTCTTGATACGTATCATATTAGACAAACACTAAGACCGAGGTGAATATATATTACAACTCCCATCTATTAAAATTCGATCACGATCTAATTCCGTATTGAATCATTTTATAGAGTCTACAAAGGCTGCTACACCGGCTATGGAGAAGAGAGGTTTTATGTATCCAGGGGTGTCTGTCTATCCGAGCGATGTTTCCACACCAGGTGAGGAAATACTCATGTTAACAATGATGTACTTCTACCTacaattttcaaaaatctcccaATCATAAAATGATTACTAGTAACATAATTGCGTTTATGACAAATATTTCACTACAGTTACATATCTGCAACAGTTTGATGATCcgcttaaagtggcattatgcgcatcttactgcacatagtgtatTTTTGGTGAATGTATTATAAAATCAGTTTTTGGTTGCTGTGCATTCagtaaatgtgttaaattaaagaTAATGCCGCAtgagtatttgaagttgatgctttagaaataaagaaatcggactaataaaataatggtTCTTTTCGTCAATCTTCTGCGCAGAGATCTCCCGTACCTATGGGTAGAGATTTCTGTAGCTTAAGGGAAGTGATTAGACTTTTCTTAAAaggactgccccagtcaaaataagacgGAAAAGTCTTATTTGGAAACTTATGATTTCGTACTGGTAAAAGGAAGAGTTTGGCATACTgagttaaaagctataatttcctccaccctttttacacacacatctatttcagctggatttaactttaaaaaaatgcgcatttttccaCTGTAATAATCTACTGAGGTCGCCGTGATTGGGTGGATGTTTCCCCTTTACCCCACTGTAATAGATACTTctctggccaatcaaactccgtgaccttaaaaataacctctgacgttaaaatttcCTAATTGAGGCAACTCTGGTTGATCACGCTCCGCGGATAACATATTGCTAAtttaaacccgaggatggaaaagtggcgttgttgaaacatgccaaacatctcatcttatttgtcacaaacgttaacatacgtcgttaccttcgaatgcatggtcagtATGTGAAAACAatccccattgcgaccctctgaTTGTGCACAACAAATTCATGCTTCGCCCGGACGTCACATTCACGAGATTTAGGaaagatactactaaattatagccatgaattacttgatcaatgaccactaagtttgttgtgtgcaaggacgtagactgttagcgcatcaaatcactacatAAGGATGTTAAAccggaacaagaaatatctttaaaaatgatggtcggcgaattgtaataaggaaagaagtttatgaatttttcatctaacattcatctttcatctaacatttttcaaattgcaaaactaaacaccgcactttaacaatttaaatggttctcttttaatttttcgcgaaggtttcgtagggttgcaattttgtttcgtttatccttagacgaataattacagcagtagtttgatgaagattcatgaagcggttcatgtcataaaacgtgtttatattttaactaaattggtccctatccccattgtaacaaaatagcaggagaccttacgacgatattgttacacatcgagtttgataaaaatccattacattttagtggttaatgcgaagaaaggcatatctacttttagctattggggtccctaatagggcccaagttcctatataaataaatttggaagaggaccttataatgatgctccagaccaagtatgacaaagatccaccaagctgttcatgagacgctgtataaaggcatttctagttttagctctagctaaaagggtcaaatgtcccagctgaacaaagttgtctgtgggcctaataaagatgctacaaatcaagtttgattagaatacatgagaaaaaatcaattaaaggattttttttatttattatttttatttatttctaaaataggccaactgatcccgctataacaaatagcatattcgctattcatgaatctttggacaatgacgtcacacctataaaaaagtgaaggtcaagcaaaacatacatttgtaattatttcaatatttctgtttcataagcaaagtttgaccgtagtcatatcacatagataaactgtgtgcagcgtaccttcatttcagtgtaatgagattcagtcattatatagcatatatataataaaacagatttcaactgagttcaatatttgcataccatactaaggaaaaatattcatatataataaatcagttaaataatttataacaaatatatcaaagcaaacaagtactcattttaatatgcaatctgaataagtcacaaaagcaagaaaccttttcatatacagacgacaattgtaacaaggaaaatcttttaaaaagcacttctctacataaaagactcttatcacacccttattcatgtgatacgcagaccgtattcagctctttctttaatttgatatatgttggtattgaacaggtttttatcatattgttGTGCAGCTGAAAATCGGTATAattcttttgtagaaaaataatctgaataaaaaagtatacgaTGAAGATTCAATAcagaaatttaataacttttgtaaaagacCAGATCAACggaaaaaaaagtgtaaaatatctaattatgtaTAAGTTGCAATTCTTTCAATTCTTTGTTTTATGacacttgtcaaaactttattgttgtctcaactttgacacatttatgcactttaatctttaatagtccagaatgtgctaaaaggtttctaaatgtatttatgataagGTCATTATGACGTctggataatttaaatgttaagacttcctaactgataaggtgttgattgctgtcaaaacttgttaatattttaaatacttgtaattttattaccatgtacgctttcttgaatttgattggtttatactgttaattacagtcacaataagggtcattttaattggtcagttattatatggtgagaaaaatatattttgaagacagcaGGTTTCAATGAgaatagatttggatttccaaATAGAAACATTGTGGTTTTCCACTAGAACGCTAGAATTGTTAATACTTAAAtcttttttctaattgttatattctacggataaccgtgtgaaaatagttatttgttgactgtgtggttttccactgaagaaaaataaagaagataaccTGGAACAGTGTTTTAGTATttggacataataagtaatttgtAGTGCCATAATACCTTTAACATACATCATAAATTTTCGGCATcacaatatttattaaacttacttattattttgagatatatcaatattcttgctaaatatactgagccaaagttagctttaaaactgtgaacagcgtcgtttaggataaacgctttgtctacatttcactcagcgtagcacaatcaacagagtgaaagaaattgacactctcgtccaatcaggaagagtgttgcataaatcttccattttgataaattatctataatgcgttatcaagtagtttgatttgcaaactgaagtcacgtggcataggtaacgaaaacgaatttagacggcgtcgccgaaaaaaagaGCGAATAATTATGTCAGTAAGGTAGAATAGTCCAATCCTGGGGTTTCACACACcaatgaccaatatttaaaacagatattgcaaacaaaattttacaagatgatcattatatatttatatagatgtgccctagaaggaatttttgctatgctttaacttgtaatgaTTGTTTTACTTCACAGTCGATGAGATTGGGTTTCACGTATCGTTAACCGACGATGTACGTCTCGACTGGGGAATGAAGCTACCTTTTGACACAATTGTAGAGAATATGGGTGAGGCGTATAACAAAGCTGCAGCAGAGTTTACATGTCCAATATCTGGAACATATCTCTTTTCACTAAACATAGCCTGTAAAAAGGATAGCTATGTTGAAGTTTCCGTTGAAATAAACAACGGAAAAAGCCCGCCTAGATACATTCTTAACACAGTTTGTGACCACCGGAAGCGACCACTACTTGGCGTAAGTAGTCTGTATTGCGGAAACACTCAAAATGGCGGCACGGCAATAGTATCACTAGCCCAAGATGAAACGGTCACGGTTAAAAAGATGTGGCCTGTAGGTGGCGTTAGCACTATCATTGGGAATGgattttcgacattttctggATATCTCCTACGTCCTTCATAGATTTGTAGAACTTGAAACGCAGCAAATGTTTAGTGCTTTAATTGGTTGTCGCTGCTTCGTGTAAAACACCCGAGTCGTTGAATATCGAAGTCCTACCTTTGAGATAAAATATACATTCAGCTTGTCTATAAGGATCACCATTGAGACTATTGGCAGGTGGattttattcacaggttaaaatacactgtaaatgttaaattatgaCATAAAACCAGGTGGTctttgttcagaggtggtctgTTGAACACAGGTTTGACACTACAATATGTCATCAATCAACAATTAGTTGAGACTATCTTTAATATGATTATTAGCTGAAGTCTTATTGCAGTTGTCgtgttttgtttacttttgttaGATCCTGGTATCACAATCTAGACTTGGGATTTAGTATAACCAAAATGACTCATTCATATGTTGTGATAAAAACTGTCAATTTATTTATTAGATGTGTTTTATACACTATTAATTTCAAAGTGGGCGGTTCGTAACACGCATCAAAGCAATGGCACTAGGCGTTACAGGCATTGAATGAATTgtacacattaattttacaagcCTATAATGAGAGTAAATGAGTTTTGCTGCATCAATATGAGCCTATCCTATCTGTTTCTTTTATAATTGTAATGACCCATGTAGGACCGGTAATGAAATATTACTGCGTAGGCGATTGTAACATGACACAGTCTCTAAATAAAAACACGTTTTCTTGCAATGTCATATTATCTTGTTGATGGTAGAAACTTTTCTCGACACATTCACTTTTTTCAGTGTTCCGAATTGAATTTACGCCATTACTCCCGGTTTAATCAGACATGTAGAACTACTTTAAGAGTTGTTACATCGTTGAGTGTATGTGATTAAGTTTGTTGTGATATGTTTTAGTCACAACGATACTTTTTACTCCACATGACGATAGTTCATCTTTTTGTGGTAGTGGTAGACACCATGCACCCCTGTGGATATTTAGACACAGACAtgtatctgggtagaaccacccaccttctAAAAACAAGTTGGAGAAATTCTTTTCTACGTCTTAAGTGGAATGCCGAACTCATAAGAGATgatcttttctttgttttgtgtctaatgccatttttcaaaagtacatgtatttcagtcatgtaatggcgcgAATTAATCTTAcacgtgttcctggattctaaacCAGTAAAAAGCTgtcctctgcaagtaactgccaacttcccaacatgaatcagaagtTGAGGACAAACGATTTCACagacgatgtcttttatcaaattgtcatgtcACGACCCCGCGATaggtagatctgcgctctccctattgaactaaaAGATAAGGGACAGGCGATATTGTCATgtcacgaccccgcgatcggtagatctgcgctcttcctactgagctaagagaTAAGGGACATGTGATTTAAACAGCTAGGCTACCAATGAGTCTGTATCATTAGTGAAAATTACAATATTTCTTCCGTTTTAAATCAGCATAAAAGACTTAGTGATGCGCTAGAAAGCACATCAAGTAACAAGGGTCATGGATGAAAGGTAATCGTTGGATGTGTTTATACCAAACTATTTATACTGACGCTGTAACATGTTGATGAACTGCCCCGCCTCCTTTCCCATTGTATACATTCAAGTGCCTACATTTTTGATGATAATGTTGGAATGTATCATACGTTTAGTTGTGTATGTTATGCTACATATCACAAGCAAATTCGCAATCTATAGCACAAGTCTTCTGATAGATTGCAGTAACTATCACAACACCAGTGTTCAAGTGTCGTGTTTCGGTTGCAAAAGGTCTCAGTGCAATGTTTTGTGTTCTGGTCTTTTTGAATCGTGGAATTCATCCAACATCTCTGTAAAGTAGAATTCTACTGAATCTGTTATTTTACACATTTCACGACCTCTGATGAGCTACCACattcaaaccgaatctgctatttaTCTTTTTGGAGACTTTAGTCggaattctgaaatatcatttatataataaatcgGCACAATCATTATGGacaactttatatatttttttatatcattgtGCAGGCAACATTATGTTAGGCGGCAGAATGACAGATAACTTTGCTATTTTCtattaagaaaaacatatttttccaCTGATTGCTTCGTGAATTTTGTAACCAGTTTAATAAATCTATCAAACTAATGACTAGGTCATTCAGATTTTGAACTTCATTGCCAATGATTCAAATCGGGGATATTTATTGACATAGGTACATATTTAGCCATCATAAGAGGCTTCATATTTCACTGCTAATATAAATACTCATTATACAGCATAGACAATAAGCTCATATGAAATTCATAAAACatgtaatacaatataaatacaactttaatcaaaagaaaataaactggTACACGTGTTTGTCCGCCATCAAAGATGAGAGTTCTTAAGCGCGTTGTAACGAGAATTTTTAAGCAGATGAAAATTGATGCAGTACTTTATCTTTTGATTTAGTgctatttatttacattattacaCATGTTaatgtttttgcttttaaaattatcaaatggtTTCCCGTACATTTTTCTCAAAAGTATATTTAAGGTTTTGTTGCGCGGATTacataggcataggaaatagagatcaatataattgcacctttactaatcctaccaggtgttctgtattacaaaagtggatctattgtgacattttgatacaagcaaaactgtattatctgcactattatttacctactggtacttcattttattattggcttgttaaaagttaattttttaaaccctatgtaagttgacagaaacataggaaccatgtcttgaggggtaaatcaaacacaaatgaataaaaccttaatgattttgttgtgcccaaaaaagtaattttattgtgtctgaaacagttttcattttctactcaattgtgtaaaatttcaagggaagtaaactaatagatctctacttataagtaaatagcccaaggcaagagttttTCATtcttgtggatcacaactttaaattacaaaaaaaacttctgtttttgatattaacaaaactatcacaaacttcacatttgtgaaatcatttttggttatttcaaggacttggaaattaatttctatactttatttaatgtaatactatcattgaaaattttagggcctatctctagaTTACAAACTTAATAACTTCTGTTTTATCGTTTGTAAATACttttaacttttgatattatTGAGAGGGTCAGTTCTTTCCAAAATACACCATACTGTTTATACGTTATTTTGATGCCACTAAAACTTTAAATATTGTACTCCATTTATGTTATGGTGtgcataattataggtcatttgtGAGTGTCAGGCATTTCTGTTGTCTTCCATTTTCCTGCAAAAGATGAGGATCAAAAGGTCACAGTCTAGATTTTCAAACAGTCAGATGTTAAACCGGCCATTATCAGATTTGATCGCAGTAAAAGCATCACTTAACTTAATGAATTAAATCTATAAAAACTCCCAATTGATTTGACACTTCACTGAATCGTATAACGATTATGATGGTCAATATCGCAATTAGGAAATATGGAAATCCCCTAAACTAATATTGAAACATGAGCTGATACCACTGTTCGGTTCATTGTCGCGGTAGTTcaatatttcaagatttattcATAACACTCAgtacattttacatgtaacacATGTGGTACAAACAATTATACATACATTGCGAGGCACATGCACACACAAGATACAATAAATTAAACGACggtttgtattattattttttttaaaccgaCAGTCACTATTCTAGGTTCGTATAAGTGTAGTAGACAGGAGAAGggaacctttttttttaaagaaagaggGAGAATTAATCACAGCTGTTACTTGTTTACGATGAACAACTAAACAATAGCAAAACGATTCGTAAATAATAACTCccaaaatattgtataaattgtaaacaccAGTTTAAAACAGCATTCCTGGTCAGACTGCATCACAGAATGCAACCGCGCCAGTGGTTAGGCCGATCCATACCAAAAAGTCACCGGCTACATCTGCGTCACAGGTCTGATCCCGAACACTGGCTAATTAGCTGGGTGGCTGACTGGCtggctggatggatggatggtaAACGTAATGCAAGCATTCGCAAATGAGTGCCTTTGTTActcttaccgaaacgaaaataTATAGACCAACAATAATTGATACTTGCGTATACTACGTAAAAGGGCGTATCCAGCTGTGTTTACCTTGCACGAAACGAAAACACAAGGTCAACTGTGGATGAGTATATACTCTGGATAGATATATTGCAGACTATACGCTGATTATTTAATTAGGACTGCATGCAGCATAGCTACAGTAATTGAGGtcaacataattaataattaagctgaagaacaaaatatacacatatacaaaatAGCATAGCTTATACGTATTACTGAAATCTGGTcacaaacatatataatttttatatgcaACAACATTTCCAGGGTtagtatttattaatttttcaaacttaatgATATTggtgtttttataaaaaatatttgttaatgtatCGTTTTTTTACTGTTATTAAACATTGAGCATTCTAGCAGTAGTGGAACATATATGTGATGGTTAAAAAATGGCCTCAATTTCAGAAGTCACTATTTTAGACATTATCACACTAACTGTCTGTAACAAACCTACATTGATATCtatttaactggcaatcaaatccaACCATGTTAGAATATAAGATtacacaaataaatatttcataaaaatggataaaatgttgtttttagttATGCACCATCATTTACATGTATCAGACCTCTGTGATACCCACTACCGTTTAACCCAGAGAAAATAAAGCAacggttgttgttgtttttaaaaaaattattttcgttTTCAGACTATTCAGTAAAATTTGTTATTTCCTTAGATTAGCTGCTCAGAAAAAAATATCGCTTGTTTTCTGTACATGTGAGCGGTTTCTATTGATGAGATGATTCCAGATGACGGcatgaccatatattttttttgtccCCTCGTATTCTGGGGATCAGTGATAATATGTTAGTCTGAGGCGAAAATATCTGTGTCGGTGGGATTTCTGTTGAAATGGTTCACGTTTATTGATTATGTGTAGTTTGGATTTAACGCGGAAGCCTTTTGGTGCTGATAATTTATAGAATtctattattataaatttatgtaGTGATTTTCTACTTTGGCAAGATCCTCAGACAAGAAGCCTGTGTGGTTGAGCGTTCGCCTGCGGATCAAGAGGTCCTTGGTTGGTTACTGGGTAAGGCtcgtttttttctctctttaattTTAAACGCCTTTATCGGGCAATTGTACTTATGCTTTTTAATTAGAAACAACTACTACTTTTTACTttcttataatattatattgcGTTTTATAtaacctggcggggcggagttaatctctgacttatgcaaataatggtaatctaaaaGAAACGAGCAAAATCGGTAGAGctacagtgtaaggtagatggccaatgaataagaaatcaggtcgccgaatatactacatatcctgcacaataatgcagtggaccgtcgcgaaaccccgccccgccatGTCGATTAAAATGGACCGGGACTATACAAGGCCAAAAATATGAGTTTAccgtaaaatataaaatgatatcggTTACTCTGGCGCATGACCCTATACAGTACAGAACTCCTCATGCTTTTCACCTTGATAGACCAAAAGGGGAGACTTCATATCAATTTTAAAAGACAAATTATATATGTACccttaaatattttgtatacagCTGTCTTTTCCAGACGACCTGTCCAAATTAATCAAGTTTCGTAAATATACGGCTACGAACTTGATACTACACAAGAGACCACACAAGGTATGATGTTACTCGTCCAGGTTCACGTTCATATTtaaaggttattagatttgtatcaaaACATATGCATGGGTTCAGCAGCGGCAATATGCGCGACTTAAAAAGAGCgtaatattattccgcgaaagaacgagtgcatatttctcgatgcaaatctaataatctttttattacttaCGCATCtacattgaaaattattatataaatgattcaaatttgttatcaagcctgagtgaaattaaaaatatcatcGTTTAAGAACTTTTACGCGacggcatacatgaaactgacgtcacaaatgacgtcacacacccgatatgaaatttgaacgtcagtatggaaaaatattggcgtttcaggttccattgaaacttaacagaGTTTTTTTTAATGAGtaagtaataataaataattatcacaATGAATATCTGCTCCTCCTGTTCATTCTGTCGATGAATCTTGAACAAATCTTTTGCCGAAAGGAAATATGTTGTGGTGCT from Mercenaria mercenaria strain notata chromosome 11, MADL_Memer_1, whole genome shotgun sequence includes the following:
- the LOC123532657 gene encoding complement C1q subcomponent subunit B-like: MEQYCKLAMMLLVLWAVSCHGQHVPDLTVGQLHSQVRELEGTVQQLLKLLDMQNLQTKSTKAATPAMEKRGFMYPGVSVYPSDVSTPVDEIGFHVSLTDDVRLDWGMKLPFDTIVENMGEAYNKAAAEFTCPISGTYLFSLNIACKKDSYVEVSVEINNGKSPPRYILNTVCDHRKRPLLGVSSLYCGNTQNGGTAIVSLAQDETVTVKKMWPVGGVSTIIGNGFSTFSGYLLRPS